In the genome of Xenopus tropicalis strain Nigerian chromosome 10, UCB_Xtro_10.0, whole genome shotgun sequence, the window ccttctatggcgcccgatcaaaattttcaaactggtccgatcggcgagtcgtccgatatcagcagcttcctgcgatatcggtcgactcgccgacatgccatacatgcaccgattatcgtacgaaacgaggtttcgtacgataatatcggtgcgtgtatggccaccttaaccgttcagggctgaaaaggcagataaggaggtagaaacaataggatttctacctccttctgccgattcagccctgacgtcagattttgctcaggcgccttctatggtgcccgatcaaaatcttttgacctggccgatcggcgagtcgaccgatatcaggagcctcctgcgataccggtcgactcgccgacttgccatacacacaccgaatatcgtacgaaacgaggtttcatacaatattatcggtgcgtgtatggccagctttagaggtaTGGGGCTCAGGGATTCCTCATTGCAGCCCTGTCTGAAGACAAATGCAGTTTATACAAGCGGAAGCTAACACTGGGCATACACTGATACAAACTACCAACACAGCCCCACCAGACCAAGTCTCGTGTATGGGCCCCACCAACACCTGGCATCTatttgccaaacatttagtcagtCATCTATTGGGCACTCCAGAAAAAAAACCATCAGAAGGGGAGCACATTGGATAGATCTACATTTTCATAATCTAATCTTTGTTCCAGGGGCCACAGCGGCAGAGGTTGTCAGACATTTTTAGACCACTGCCCCCCTCCTTCACCAGAAATAATTTATCCCTAAGTCCTGATGTGATTGGCCTTTAAAACTTCATCTCTCAATTGGATTTGGGCCCCAGTTTAAAATCCTACTCTAAAGCAAAACACACAGTCTGTACATGAGTCAGGTCACTGTACACTTACATAGCAATGTATTTATAAGCAGATTGTGTGAGGGTTTTTAAATGACCCTTTAATAGATCTAAATGACAGTTTACTGCTGTaatctttatataatatatatattatatatatatatatatatatatatatatatatatatacatacacacacacaccaagcaGATTGAATTCATGTTATATGTGTATCATCTGGATACAACCCACACAGCTGTAACACAGAACTATCCACATTCactgagcattctgggagatgtagtgcaACTCTACCCAGTTGAAGGAGGGAAGGATAGTTAACCCTTTACACTAAGCGCATACTTCTAGGCACCTTATTGTTATATTCCTCAACAAAGCTCCCCAACGCCAAGCGGAACCTCTTGTCCGGCCTCACACTCCAGTTCATAGCATAGACGGTCCATGGCGCCTCGTACTTATAAATCTCCTTCCTTTTCCCGTGCAGGGACATGGCTGGAGCTGCTTTGCTAACACGGTTACCGGGACACGATCGCCGAAGCCTTTTAGAAGCAGATACGCAGGCGCTTGCTCTCGGCCGCCTCTTATTGGTGCCAAACTACAAGCCAACCAGAACGTCCCCAGAAACAAAACAACGCTCACAGTACAGCGCCGATGATTGGCTCTTTCCAACCCCTTCTCACGCTTTGATTTGTTACTGCTGCAAAAAGGGGAGGGCTTTTCTAACCGAAGAGCTGATTGGGTTATGCCGCTTGTCTAGACTTCATTTCCTGTATGTCTGGTTTCCTGCGCTTTCTGATTGGTGTATAGCAGTCAACATCCTGCAGTAGAGAGAGGCGTGGAACGCAAAGAGTCGCGGTTTATTTTACAGAAACATTCTATTGAACGTACTCCGGATTCTATATTTCAGGTAGTTATCACgttttttttcttatacattttGGTTGCCTGTAAAAACCTTGGTTTTTGGTCTCTTTTCCTAGTTACAAAAAAACAAGTTCCAGACGACCCGTTGCATAGAAGTTTAGTGTATTTGTGCAGACCTTTATAGTGACTTACATGTATATACAgctgtatatgtttttttacaaGATTGTGACTACTATGGTTTTCCTGAGCAGGAGTCAGATATAAGTCGCTGTTCTCAATCTATAACTTTAGGCCCTGCAATCTGTCGTTTTTTCAGGATCCAAGTCTGATATCCGCGACATACGCTTGTGGAAGTGCGTCATGCCTCGAACAAAAGAGATTTCTGAACACCTCCGCCAAACTGTTATTGATGCTCACCAGGCTGGGAAAGGCTACAAAACTATTTCTAAAGAGTTGGAACTCCACCGCTCCACTGTCAGGCATATTGTGCACAAATGGAGGCAATTCCATACCGTTGTTTCCCGCCCCAGGAGTGGACGGCCAACAAAGATCACACCAAAAGCAAGACAAGTAATACTCCAGGAAATCGTAAAGGACCCAGGGCTAACATCTAAGGAACTAAAGGCCTCTCTTGCATTGGCCAATGTCAatgttcatgactccaccatcaggagaacactgaccAACATTCGTATGCATGGCTGCGTTGCAAAGAGAAAGAAGCTACCACCCAAAAGGAACATTGTTCCCTGTCTACAATTTGCCGAAAACCATGTGGATACGTCAGAAGTCTGTTGGAAGAGAGTTCTGAGGGCGGATGAGACCAAAAGAAAGCAATTCAAATTCCTTGAAGCTGAAGTGCAGGAATAATGAACAGTTACCCGAAGGGTTtagtacaggggtgggcaaactacggcccgcgggccacatccggcccctttgcctttttaatccggcccgccgacgacgccaagtctcatcacgcgagacttggtgtcattggcgtgccggaattaaagagacaaagggggcccgccctggcccggtccggcccgggggtgaataaatgtggcccgtgagccaaaaagtttgctcaCCCCTGGTTTAGTAGAAGTAATTGCTGCCCGATAGAGGGCTATatgtatatgcagcactgtatgattttgcaaaatattttttttaagagcaTAAGTTGTACATAAATGTCTTTTTTATACTCTGCAACCTaaagatatttaaaggagacatatcctataaaaattatgaatacttatattgtgctaaaaaaattgtgtttctgactgatttattgagaaattcgccca includes:
- the LOC116407961 gene encoding uncharacterized protein LOC116407961; the encoded protein is MPRTKEISEHLRQTVIDAHQAGKGYKTISKELELHRSTVRHIVHKWRQFHTVVSRPRSGRPTKITPKARQVILQEIVKDPGLTSKELKASLALANVNVHDSTIRRTLTNIRMHGCVAKRKKLPPKRNIVPCLQFAENHVDTSEVCWKRVLRADETKRKQFKFLEAEVQE